Part of the Pseudomonas sp. M30-35 genome is shown below.
ACTGAGCGTGCCTAGCAGGACCAAAACGGCCATGAAAAGCGCTACTGGTTTACCGCCATTCAATAGTGCGCTTAAGCGGCTGATCATCGCATCGTTCCTGATGGGCGCTTCCAGCACTGCTATCTGGTCATTCGGCAGCCAACTTGTCACGCTACGTTTAGGCTGGAGCAATTCCGGCGCGGGGCTGCTCTGGATTGCGATCGGAGCGTCCGGCATTCTCGGAGCGGGAGCAGGGGCCCTCGTCAAACAGTTTGGAATTGACCGAGTGCATTGGACGTTCTTGGCGGCAATGGCGACAGGCATCCTTCTTGTCGGGACAGCAAGCACCACGCCAGTCCTGACGTTAAGTGGTGGAGTCCTCTTCGGTGCGGCCTACATCATGCTTACAGGTGTATATCTGGTTTGGGGTGTCTCGGCGTTACCCGACCGGCCTGCAACGGGGCTGATGATCGGTTTTCTTTCCATTGCTATCGGGCAGACCGCAGGCGCGCCGATTTTCGGGCTTTTAATGGACAGTCTTACGATCGACTCCGCCGTTTTGGTGTTTGCATGCCTCGCCTTCGCAGCAGGACTGGCACGAAGAGGAGAAGTGAGCCTCAAGCTTGCCTAAGCTCAGCAGCCGCACCGCTCAATCGGTATAAATCATATAATCCGCACGGTCATGAGGATTATTGTCTTTACTAGTTACAAACCAAAGAAAACCTCACGATCGTGTGGAATTCTTGAAAATCGTCATCCATTTGACTAAAATCCACATAAGCGTGTGGATTTTTCTTGTCTGCCTGCATTGAATATGAAGGCTACGGCCAAAGGTTCTTCAAATGAAAGTTGACATCGAATCTCCTGAGCAAGTTGGCGAACTCATACGAGCAAGCCGCAAAGCCATGCAAATCCGCCAGGACGATGCGGCAGGCATTATCGGTGTGTCGGAAAACTTTCTCGGGAAAGTTGAGCGGGGCGCTGAAACAGTACAGTGGGGCAAGTTGTTCCAAGTGATGCAGGGGCTTGGTCTGTCTGTAACGATCGAGGTGCCGGAGAACTTCGCTGACGACATCCGAAAGGTGCTCGCAGACACGCAGAAGAAGGCAGCCACACAAAACAACGCTGCCCAATCCGCAACTTCTGCCCAGACCACTAAGGCGAAATAATGGAACGCTCACTCAATGCCTGGATCAACCAGACGCTTGTGGGCACTCTGCGCGAAAGTAATGGTTTATGGGCCTTCTGCTACAGCGAGCAGTGGTTGACTGACCCATTAGCGCACCCTTTGTGTCCGTTGCTCCCCCTACAGAGCGAAGAACACTACGATGGCGCTACGACTCGCCCGGTGCAGTGGTATTTCGATAATTTGCTGCCAGAGGAGGGGCAACGGCAGCTGATTGCCAAAGCCGCACGTGTTGCGATCGAGGATGCCTTCGCCTTGTTGCAGCATTTCGGAGCTGAGTCAGCTGGCTCTTTGACGCTCCTGCCGCCCGGACAAAAGCCTGGACCTGGGAGCATAGCGGCGCTGTCCGATGCTGAACTGTCGAAGCGCATTATGGCGATGCCAAGGATTCCTCTGGCCGAGCAAGCAGCGAAGAAAATGTCTCTGGCAGGAGCTCAACACAAGGTGGCTGTCATCTACCGGGATGGCCAGATATTCGAGCCGACCGGTAGTGAACCATCGACCCACATACTCAAGCCTGACCACCCTGACGATGCATGGCCACACAGCGTAATCAACGAATGGTTCGTGATGAAATTGGCCGAGCGGGTTGGGCTGCCTGTACCACGCGTGGATCGCTTGTATGTGCCGCAGCCGGTTTATCTCATCGAGCGGTTTGACCGCGTTGAAAATGAGCATGGATGGTCCCGCCTTCACTGTATCGATGCATGTCAGTTGACGGGGTTGTCCAGAGAGTTCAAATACAGAGCCGGTAGCATGGAACGCATTACAGGCTTGGCCGACCATTGCAGGCCAGCAGCGCTGGCTAGATTGCGCCTCTTCCAGTGGTTGATCTTTAACGTGCTGGTGGGCAATGAAGATGCACACCTGAAAAACCTCAGTTTCCTGCTCTCAGCAAAGAACGTGCATTTGTCCCCGTTCTACGACTTGTTGTGCACAGC
Proteins encoded:
- a CDS encoding MFS transporter; its protein translation is MNPSVYLGAMGFGLIAVCYGLARFTFGLFLPQIDADLSLSPTLSGLISGGSFLGYCIAIILSAHLTERFGARAVAIGAALVAAIGMLGIATAPSPLWLACAVMLAGSSTGLASPPMAAAVAAVVELERQEATNTIINSGTGAGVVLSGPVALVMGGQWRLAFAAFAALAFCMAIAAALSVPSRTKTAMKSATGLPPFNSALKRLIIASFLMGASSTAIWSFGSQLVTLRLGWSNSGAGLLWIAIGASGILGAGAGALVKQFGIDRVHWTFLAAMATGILLVGTASTTPVLTLSGGVLFGAAYIMLTGVYLVWGVSALPDRPATGLMIGFLSIAIGQTAGAPIFGLLMDSLTIDSAVLVFACLAFAAGLARRGEVSLKLA
- a CDS encoding helix-turn-helix domain-containing protein, which produces MKVDIESPEQVGELIRASRKAMQIRQDDAAGIIGVSENFLGKVERGAETVQWGKLFQVMQGLGLSVTIEVPENFADDIRKVLADTQKKAATQNNAAQSATSAQTTKAK
- a CDS encoding HipA domain-containing protein; its protein translation is MERSLNAWINQTLVGTLRESNGLWAFCYSEQWLTDPLAHPLCPLLPLQSEEHYDGATTRPVQWYFDNLLPEEGQRQLIAKAARVAIEDAFALLQHFGAESAGSLTLLPPGQKPGPGSIAALSDAELSKRIMAMPRIPLAEQAAKKMSLAGAQHKVAVIYRDGQIFEPTGSEPSTHILKPDHPDDAWPHSVINEWFVMKLAERVGLPVPRVDRLYVPQPVYLIERFDRVENEHGWSRLHCIDACQLTGLSREFKYRAGSMERITGLADHCRPAALARLRLFQWLIFNVLVGNEDAHLKNLSFLLSAKNVHLSPFYDLLCTAVYGTRAFEKDQWPVQSEMAWPINGTQRLLDISTPLLISAGETMGIKPTTARDNILKLVDRVRVEAPKLLDEVMQQNEQLLQDRPELGATLAGEVRLLRSINSIIINEMTAQLMR